A window of Gambusia affinis linkage group LG03, SWU_Gaff_1.0, whole genome shotgun sequence contains these coding sequences:
- the LOC122828547 gene encoding cilia- and flagella-associated protein 157-like isoform X1, with translation MQERDSKLSGSTPAKDKAKSSEEPPDGEDPQREKSLFLTQISFLDEQLEKFQLQCDDLKEQKKDIILKSGALQKDTNDILEYLQHYLSVLERDEEELKAKVEKQLQGDRQKTESLEQLLSTERQELQDKLDQLSSDRDNQAARIEEQRLQLAEQERKINMKKTLDKELIFLERHQAAEINKMYMEKREIIDEMKQNVMNSIRQRVKAMIQEETEEHQKLRANVESLSLQSLVLLWGKRAEHNRVKRLCRTSIKIRVMIHRMTLKINILRKESVKLRRRCKLLTGHINELQNSRQSLLGYQEAYRSCLASGLEECRQKASVVALLLERLQRERSIRKNLERHLKRAVSVLTAIATDAGKIPGSQPRLQNLLQLMDSREPQDAGPPEPASRDEEEEEDKEEKEPLFLMAKLRPGDLYLVPGPTWTPRTALAQRNLTPRSRVKLPPIQKSLWQTALHEWMG, from the exons atgcaGGAAAGAGACAGTAAGCTGAGCGGCTCGACTCCGGCCAAAGACAAGGCGAAGTCCTCTGAGGAGCCGCCGGACGGCGAGGATCCGCAGAGAGAGAAGAGTTTGTTTCTGACTCAGATCAGTTTTCTGGACGAACAGCTGGAGAA gTTCCAGCTGCAGTGTGATGACCTGAAGGAGCAGAAGAAAGACATCATCCTGAAGTCCGGCGCTCTGCAGAAGGACACCAACGACATCCTGGAGTACCTGCAGCACTACCTGTCTGTGCTGGAGCGGGACGAGGAGGAGCTGAAGGCCAAGGTGGAGAAACAGCTGCAGGGCGACCGGCAGAAAACCGAGTCCTTGGAGCAGCTGCTCAGTACGGAGAGACAGGAGCTGCAGGACAAGTTGGACCAGCTGAGCTCCGACAGAGACAACCAGG CTGCCAGGATAGAGGAGCAGCGGCTGCAGCTGGCCGAACAGGAGCGGAAGATCAACATGAAGAAGACTTTGGATAAGGAGCTGATCTTCCTGGAGAGGCACCAGGCCGCCGAGATCAACAAGATGTACATGGAGAAGAGGGA GATCATCGACGAGATGAAGCAGAACGTGATGAACAGCATCAGGCAGCGGGTGAAAGCCATGATCCAGGAGGAGACCGAGGAGCACCAGAAGCTGCGCGCCAACGTGGAGTCTCTGTCGCTGCAGAGTTTGGTGCTGCTGTGGGGGAAAAGGGCGGAGCATAACAGAGTGAAGCGTCTCTGTCGAACATCCATAAAGATCCGAGTCATGATCCACAGGATGACCCTGAAAATCAACATCCTCAGGAAG GAATCAGTGAAGCTGAGGAGGAGATGCAAACTGCTGACGGGTCACATCAACGAGCTGCAGAACTCCAGGCAGAGTCTGCTGGGCTACCAGGAGGCctacag ATCCTGCCTGGCCTCGGGTTTGGAGGAATGCCGTCAGAAAGCGTCGGTCGTTGCGTTGCTGCTGGAGCGGCTGCAGAGGGAGAGGAGCATTCGGAAGAACCTGGAGAGACACCTGAAGAGAGCCGTGTCCGTCCTCACAGCCATCGCCACG GACGCTGGGAAAATCCCCGGATCTCAGCCGAGGCTgcagaacctgctgcagctgatggaCAGCAGGGAGCCGCAGGACGCCGGACCGCCGGAACCTGCCAG CagagacgaggaggaggaggaggacaaggAGGAGAAGGAGCCGCTCTTCCTCATGGCCAAACTCAGACCAGGTGACCTCTACCTGGTTCCTGGACCAACATGGACGCCCAGAACCGCTCTGGCCCAACGCAACCTGACGCCCAGAAGCAG
- the LOC122828547 gene encoding cilia- and flagella-associated protein 157-like isoform X2, whose protein sequence is MQERDSKLSGSTPAKDKAKSSEEPPDGEDPQREKSLFLTQISFLDEQLEKFQLQCDDLKEQKKDIILKSGALQKDTNDILEYLQHYLSVLERDEEELKAKVEKQLQGDRQKTESLEQLLSTERQELQDKLDQLSSDRDNQAARIEEQRLQLAEQERKINMKKTLDKELIFLERHQAAEINKMYMEKREIIDEMKQNVMNSIRQRVKAMIQEETEEHQKLRANVESLSLQSLVLLWGKRAEHNRVKRLCRTSIKIRVMIHRMTLKINILRKESVKLRRRCKLLTGHINELQNSRQSLLGYQEAYRSCLASGLEECRQKASVVALLLERLQRERSIRKNLERHLKRAVSVLTAIATDAGKIPGSQPRLQNLLQLMDSREPQDAGPPEPARDEEEEEDKEEKEPLFLMAKLRPGDLYLVPGPTWTPRTALAQRNLTPRSRVKLPPIQKSLWQTALHEWMG, encoded by the exons atgcaGGAAAGAGACAGTAAGCTGAGCGGCTCGACTCCGGCCAAAGACAAGGCGAAGTCCTCTGAGGAGCCGCCGGACGGCGAGGATCCGCAGAGAGAGAAGAGTTTGTTTCTGACTCAGATCAGTTTTCTGGACGAACAGCTGGAGAA gTTCCAGCTGCAGTGTGATGACCTGAAGGAGCAGAAGAAAGACATCATCCTGAAGTCCGGCGCTCTGCAGAAGGACACCAACGACATCCTGGAGTACCTGCAGCACTACCTGTCTGTGCTGGAGCGGGACGAGGAGGAGCTGAAGGCCAAGGTGGAGAAACAGCTGCAGGGCGACCGGCAGAAAACCGAGTCCTTGGAGCAGCTGCTCAGTACGGAGAGACAGGAGCTGCAGGACAAGTTGGACCAGCTGAGCTCCGACAGAGACAACCAGG CTGCCAGGATAGAGGAGCAGCGGCTGCAGCTGGCCGAACAGGAGCGGAAGATCAACATGAAGAAGACTTTGGATAAGGAGCTGATCTTCCTGGAGAGGCACCAGGCCGCCGAGATCAACAAGATGTACATGGAGAAGAGGGA GATCATCGACGAGATGAAGCAGAACGTGATGAACAGCATCAGGCAGCGGGTGAAAGCCATGATCCAGGAGGAGACCGAGGAGCACCAGAAGCTGCGCGCCAACGTGGAGTCTCTGTCGCTGCAGAGTTTGGTGCTGCTGTGGGGGAAAAGGGCGGAGCATAACAGAGTGAAGCGTCTCTGTCGAACATCCATAAAGATCCGAGTCATGATCCACAGGATGACCCTGAAAATCAACATCCTCAGGAAG GAATCAGTGAAGCTGAGGAGGAGATGCAAACTGCTGACGGGTCACATCAACGAGCTGCAGAACTCCAGGCAGAGTCTGCTGGGCTACCAGGAGGCctacag ATCCTGCCTGGCCTCGGGTTTGGAGGAATGCCGTCAGAAAGCGTCGGTCGTTGCGTTGCTGCTGGAGCGGCTGCAGAGGGAGAGGAGCATTCGGAAGAACCTGGAGAGACACCTGAAGAGAGCCGTGTCCGTCCTCACAGCCATCGCCACG GACGCTGGGAAAATCCCCGGATCTCAGCCGAGGCTgcagaacctgctgcagctgatggaCAGCAGGGAGCCGCAGGACGCCGGACCGCCGGAACCTGCCAG agacgaggaggaggaggaggacaaggAGGAGAAGGAGCCGCTCTTCCTCATGGCCAAACTCAGACCAGGTGACCTCTACCTGGTTCCTGGACCAACATGGACGCCCAGAACCGCTCTGGCCCAACGCAACCTGACGCCCAGAAGCAG